A genomic segment from Dasypus novemcinctus isolate mDasNov1 chromosome X, mDasNov1.1.hap2, whole genome shotgun sequence encodes:
- the MAGED2 gene encoding melanoma-associated antigen D2 isoform X1, producing the protein MSDTSESVGAGLTRFQAEASEEDNSLMMQTLLTVTQNLEVSEAPKSSKASEVSETLNVSNPSEVSKTTEVSEAPGSQDAAVTQASATTQLTDTQILTAENKSPAADTKVQNADPQALTISATETKKVSCVAGTQVITKSLETGADASQGLADKPESEAAAAQAQENQDTRPKVKAKKARKVKHLNGEEDGSSDQATGTTGGRRVSKALMTSMARRASRGPIAFWARRASRTRLAAWARRALLSLRSPKARRGKARRRATKLQSSQEPQVPPPQDVALLQGRANDLVKYLLVKDQTKIPIKRSDMLKDIIKEYTDVYPEIIERAGYSLEKVFGIQLKEIDKNDHLYILLSTLEPTDAGILGTTKDSPKLGLLMVLLSIIFMNGNRSSEAVIWEVLRKLGLRPGVHHSLFGDVKKLITDEFVKQKYLDYARVPNSNPPEYEFFWGLRSYYETSKMKVLKFACKVQKKDPKEWAAQYREAMEADLKAAAEAAAEAKARAEIRARMGIGLGSENAAGPCNWDEADIGPWAKARIQAGAEAKAKAQESGGASAGANDSDSASLTTTLTFGLFASFSGAGTSTSSSSGACGFSYK; encoded by the exons ATGTCTGACACAAGCGAGAGTGTTGGTGCGGGTCTAACCCGCTTCCAG GCTGAAGCTTCAGAAGAGGACAACAGCTTGATGATGCAAACCCTATTGACAGTGACTCAGAACTTGGAGGTCTCAGAGGCACCAAAGTCCTCAAAAGCATCAGAGGTCTCAGAGACCCTGAATGTCTCAAATCCCTCAGAGGTCTCAAAAACCACAGAGGTCTCAGAGGCCCCAGGGTCTCAGGATGCAGCTGTTACCCAGGCCTCAGCTACCACTCAGCTGACTGATACCCAGATTCTGACAGCTGAAAACAAGAGTCCAGCTGCTGACACCAAGGTGCAGAATGCTGACCCACAGGCTTTGACAATATCTGCCACTGAGACCAAAAAGGTCAGCTGTGTGGCTGGTACCCAGGTCATTACAAAGTCCTTGGAAACTGGGGCTGATGCCTCTCAGGGTCTGGCAGATAAGCCAGAGTCTGAGGCTGCAGCTGCCCAGGCTCAGGAGAATCAAGATACACGGCCCAAAGTCAAGGCCAAGAAAGCCCGAAAG GTGAAGCATCTGAATGGGGAAGAGGATGGCAGCAGTGATCAGGCTACTGGAACCACAGGTGGCCGAAGGGTGTCAAAGGCCCTAATGACCTCAATGGCCCGCAGGGCCTCAAGGGGCCCCATAGCCTTTTGGGCCCGCAGGGCATCAAGGACTCGGTTGGCTGCTTGGGCCCGGAGAGCCTTGCTCTCCCTGAGGTCACCTAAGGCTCGTAGGGGCAAGGCTCGTCGTAGAGCCACCAAGCTTCAATCGTCCCAAGAACCCCAAGTGCCGCCACCTCAGGATGTAGCCCTTTTGCAAGGCAGG GCAAATGATTTGGTGAAGTATCTGTTGGTTAAGGACCAGACAAAGATCCCCATCAAGCGCTCAG ACATGCTGAAGGACATCATCAAAGAATACACTGATGTGTACCCTGAAATCATTGAACGAGCAGGCTATTCCTTGGAGAAG GTATTTGGGATCCAATTGAAGGAAATTGATAAGAATGATCACTTGTACATTCTTCTCAGCACCCTAGAGCCCACCGATGCAGGCATACTGGGAAC GACCAAGGACTCACCCAAGCTGGGTCTCCTCATGGTGCTTCTTAGCATCATCTTCATGAATGGAAATCGGTCCAGTGAGG CTGTCATCTGGGAGGTGCTACGCAAGTTAGGGCTGCGCCCTGG GGTACATCACTCGCTCTTTGGGGATGTGAAGAAGCTCATTACTGATGAGTTTGTGAAGCAGAA GTACCTGGACTATGCCAGGGTCCCTAATAGCAATCCCCCTGAGTATGAATTCTTCTGGGGCCTGCGTTCCTACTATGAGACCAGCAAGATGAAAGTCCTCAAGTTTGCCTGCAAG GTACAAAAGAAGGACCCCAAGGAATGGGCAGCTCAGTACCGAGAGGCAATGGAAGCAGATTTGAAAGCTGCAGCTGAGGCTGCAGCTGAAGCCAAAGCAAGGGCTGAGATTAGAGCTCGAATGGGTATTGGGCTTGGCTCGGAGAATGCTGCTGGGCCCTGCAACTGGGATGAAGCTGATATTGGACCCTGGGCCAAAGCCCGGATCCAGGCAGGAGCTGAAGCAAAAGCCAAAGCCCAAGAGAGTGGTGGTGCCAGTGCTGGTGCAAATGACAGTGATAGTGCCAGCCTGACCACCACCCTCACATTTGGTCTCTTCGCTAGCTTCAGTGGAGCTGGCACCAGCACCAGTAGCAGCTCTGGTGCCTGTGGTTTCTCCTATAAGTGA
- the MAGED2 gene encoding melanoma-associated antigen D2 isoform X2 — protein sequence MSDTSESVGAGLTRFQAEASEEDNSLMMQTLLTVTQNLEVSEAPKSSKASEVSETLNVSNPSEVSKTTEVSEAPGSQDAAVTQASATTQLTDTQILTAENKSPAADTKVQNADPQALTISATETKKVSCVAGTQVITKSLETGADASQGLADKPESEAAAAQAQENQDTRPKVKAKKARKVKHLNGEEDGSSDQATGTTGGRRVSKALMTSMARRASRGPIAFWARRASRTRLAAWARRALLSLRSPKARRGKARRRATKLQSSQEPQVPPPQDVALLQGRANDLVKYLLVKDQTKIPIKRSDMLKDIIKEYTDVYPEIIERAGYSLEKVFGIQLKEIDKNDHLYILLSTLEPTDAGILGTTKDSPKLGLLMVLLSIIFMNGNRSSEAVIWEVLRKLGLRPGVHHSLFGDVKKLITDEFVKQKYLDYARVPNSNPPEYEFFWGLRSYYETSKMKVLKFACKILLIPAVFLFKSGCILRNQFNIAL from the exons ATGTCTGACACAAGCGAGAGTGTTGGTGCGGGTCTAACCCGCTTCCAG GCTGAAGCTTCAGAAGAGGACAACAGCTTGATGATGCAAACCCTATTGACAGTGACTCAGAACTTGGAGGTCTCAGAGGCACCAAAGTCCTCAAAAGCATCAGAGGTCTCAGAGACCCTGAATGTCTCAAATCCCTCAGAGGTCTCAAAAACCACAGAGGTCTCAGAGGCCCCAGGGTCTCAGGATGCAGCTGTTACCCAGGCCTCAGCTACCACTCAGCTGACTGATACCCAGATTCTGACAGCTGAAAACAAGAGTCCAGCTGCTGACACCAAGGTGCAGAATGCTGACCCACAGGCTTTGACAATATCTGCCACTGAGACCAAAAAGGTCAGCTGTGTGGCTGGTACCCAGGTCATTACAAAGTCCTTGGAAACTGGGGCTGATGCCTCTCAGGGTCTGGCAGATAAGCCAGAGTCTGAGGCTGCAGCTGCCCAGGCTCAGGAGAATCAAGATACACGGCCCAAAGTCAAGGCCAAGAAAGCCCGAAAG GTGAAGCATCTGAATGGGGAAGAGGATGGCAGCAGTGATCAGGCTACTGGAACCACAGGTGGCCGAAGGGTGTCAAAGGCCCTAATGACCTCAATGGCCCGCAGGGCCTCAAGGGGCCCCATAGCCTTTTGGGCCCGCAGGGCATCAAGGACTCGGTTGGCTGCTTGGGCCCGGAGAGCCTTGCTCTCCCTGAGGTCACCTAAGGCTCGTAGGGGCAAGGCTCGTCGTAGAGCCACCAAGCTTCAATCGTCCCAAGAACCCCAAGTGCCGCCACCTCAGGATGTAGCCCTTTTGCAAGGCAGG GCAAATGATTTGGTGAAGTATCTGTTGGTTAAGGACCAGACAAAGATCCCCATCAAGCGCTCAG ACATGCTGAAGGACATCATCAAAGAATACACTGATGTGTACCCTGAAATCATTGAACGAGCAGGCTATTCCTTGGAGAAG GTATTTGGGATCCAATTGAAGGAAATTGATAAGAATGATCACTTGTACATTCTTCTCAGCACCCTAGAGCCCACCGATGCAGGCATACTGGGAAC GACCAAGGACTCACCCAAGCTGGGTCTCCTCATGGTGCTTCTTAGCATCATCTTCATGAATGGAAATCGGTCCAGTGAGG CTGTCATCTGGGAGGTGCTACGCAAGTTAGGGCTGCGCCCTGG GGTACATCACTCGCTCTTTGGGGATGTGAAGAAGCTCATTACTGATGAGTTTGTGAAGCAGAA GTACCTGGACTATGCCAGGGTCCCTAATAGCAATCCCCCTGAGTATGAATTCTTCTGGGGCCTGCGTTCCTACTATGAGACCAGCAAGATGAAAGTCCTCAAGTTTGCCTGCAAG ATATTGCTAATCCCAGCAGTCTTTCTCTTCAAGTCAGGGTGCATCCTCAGAAACCAATTCAACATAGCACTCTAG